The stretch of DNA ATTGGATGAACTTGTAGTAAAAGGATATTTGAAAAAACACACTACTAAAAATGGTTCTATCTGGACTTTAATTACCAGCAATTAGGGGGGATTCTCAAAAGATTATGAGCTAAAAAGAAAGCGGAAAGTATACACCTTCCGCTTTTGTATTGAATTAATTAGTCCTTTCTATTGATCAGCAAACTTAATATACATGGTTTGATGCATACCTATTCCTTCAACCTCAAATTCATCACCAATTGGTGTGAATCCTAATTTCTCATAAAAGCCTACCGCCGAAACCCGCGCATTACACCATAAAAGTTCAATTCCTTTATCTTGTAAATGCTTAAATGCATATTTCATTAATTCGCTGCCTGCATGCCTGCCCCTGTGAGCATTTGATGTAGCCATTCCCTTAAGGTTATATTGCACCGTCTCCCCGAAAAAAGGCAAATTACATCGATTAAAAGAACCAATGCTTATAACCTCCTCATTTTCAATTACAGCCAAATGAAATGTTCCTGGCTCATTATCTTTTGGAAAATAGCACGAAGTCAGGGCACAACCTGGCTTCAAAATTTGTTGGCGAAGAGGAAATGTCTCTTCTGCCTGAATGAATTTTACACGCATGACGCCGTACAGTTCAAATCTTAAATTATTCAACCGAGAGAGCGAAAAATTTAGGCGGCGCAAAGATAAAATTATTTTAGATTTTAATCCAATTTTAATGTTTAGTTGATTTACATCAAGTTCCTGATCTTCTTCATACTAAAAAATCATAACTATTATTTCAAACTTGCGCCTTTTTGACTCATCCACGGATGTACCTCCATGATCAATCGTCCTGCTTTTACCGCCGGATCTGCTTCTGTAAGTGCTTTAGCTTCTTCTAAACTTGTCACATTCAGAATAAAGATTCCGCGTAAATCGCTATCATCTAAACAAGGGCCTGCTATATTTAGTTTTCCATCAGCAGCCATTTTGTTAATATGTGCCATGTGACCCGTCTGAATTTGCATCGCTGTTACAGAATCCTGAGACCGATTATTCCC from Solitalea canadensis DSM 3403 encodes:
- a CDS encoding YciI family protein yields the protein MKKIMTLSILLLSFLTINTFAQETKKLTDGEMKTYYLVLLKKGNNRSQDSVTAMQIQTGHMAHINKMAADGKLNIAGPCLDDSDLRGIFILNVTSLEEAKALTEADPAVKAGRLIMEVHPWMSQKGASLK
- a CDS encoding GNAT family N-acetyltransferase codes for the protein MRVKFIQAEETFPLRQQILKPGCALTSCYFPKDNEPGTFHLAVIENEEVISIGSFNRCNLPFFGETVQYNLKGMATSNAHRGRHAGSELMKYAFKHLQDKGIELLWCNARVSAVGFYEKLGFTPIGDEFEVEGIGMHQTMYIKFADQ